From one Bacteroides fragilis NCTC 9343 genomic stretch:
- a CDS encoding PP2C family protein-serine/threonine phosphatase yields MAVKILSVDDELDLEVLLTQYFRRQIRKGEYEFAFAHNGLEALQKLLETPDFDIILSDINMPEMDGLTLLAKVNELKNPAMKCIMVSAYGDMDNIRSAMNKGAFDFATKPIDLDDLSRTIEKAIEQVRYIRESQQEHNQLESIKNDLAIAGEIQQTILPRSFPPFPELTEVVDIYASMTPAKDVGGDFYDFFQIDDERIGLVIADVSGKGVPASLFMAVSRTLLRATALRGVSSAECLTYANKLLCKESLDSMFVTVFYGIYHYKTGMMDYTNAGHNPPYLLRGGRTVECLPVASNFVVGVFDDIEFESNTLTFGIGDTLLLYTDGVTEAFNDKREQFSESNLQDILASMHESSSAKEVVTSVLQSVKTFSGDYPQSDDITLLSLQRIK; encoded by the coding sequence ATGGCAGTAAAAATATTGAGTGTAGATGATGAACTCGATTTAGAAGTATTACTTACCCAGTACTTCAGGCGACAAATACGAAAAGGTGAATACGAGTTCGCTTTTGCCCATAACGGGTTGGAAGCTTTACAGAAACTTCTGGAAACTCCCGATTTCGATATCATCCTGAGTGATATTAATATGCCGGAGATGGATGGGTTGACCCTATTGGCTAAGGTCAATGAACTGAAAAATCCGGCAATGAAGTGTATAATGGTCTCTGCTTATGGAGACATGGATAACATACGTTCTGCTATGAACAAGGGAGCGTTTGATTTTGCAACCAAACCGATCGATTTGGATGATCTGTCGCGGACTATTGAAAAGGCGATCGAACAGGTTCGCTATATCCGTGAGTCACAGCAGGAGCACAACCAACTGGAATCTATCAAAAATGACCTGGCCATTGCGGGAGAAATCCAGCAAACGATTCTTCCCCGTTCCTTTCCTCCTTTTCCGGAACTGACGGAAGTGGTTGATATTTATGCTTCCATGACTCCGGCAAAAGATGTAGGTGGCGATTTTTATGATTTCTTCCAGATTGACGATGAACGTATCGGGCTGGTGATTGCTGACGTATCCGGGAAAGGGGTGCCGGCATCCTTGTTCATGGCGGTTAGTCGGACCCTGCTCCGTGCAACTGCTCTTCGGGGTGTTTCGTCGGCAGAATGCCTTACTTATGCCAATAAGTTACTGTGTAAAGAGAGCCTGGACTCTATGTTTGTTACGGTCTTTTATGGGATTTATCATTATAAAACCGGCATGATGGACTATACCAATGCCGGGCATAATCCCCCTTATCTCCTTCGTGGCGGACGGACTGTTGAATGCTTGCCTGTCGCTTCTAATTTTGTGGTAGGCGTGTTCGATGATATTGAATTTGAGAGTAATACATTGACGTTCGGCATCGGTGACACTTTACTTCTGTATACGGATGGTGTCACAGAGGCTTTTAACGACAAGCGGGAACAATTCTCGGAAAGTAACTTACAGGATATATTGGCGTCTATGCACGAAAGTAGTTCCGCAAAAGAGGTTGTTACGAGTGTATTGCAGTCTGTTAAGACTTTCTCCGGAGACTATCCTCAGTCCGATGACATAACCCTGCTTTCTCTTCAACGAATCAAATAA
- a CDS encoding fascin domain-containing protein, whose protein sequence is MDKSKVNFSKPMLIQSVAFKEVFLRMDGKGISTACGAGAGKVNCQRSMAPTGAFKVQKQTDGTFTIESSKYPGVFLRMDGNGIHAFAGSGSGRVNCQFGASAWERFKLHEQSDGSYTIESAAFPNVFLRMDGNNPSRKEEDFGTVNCQYGAGAYEKFYLQNMPEIQNVKDMFNKITK, encoded by the coding sequence ATGGACAAAAGTAAAGTAAATTTCTCAAAACCGATGCTGATTCAATCAGTAGCTTTCAAAGAGGTATTCCTTCGCATGGATGGGAAGGGAATTAGCACAGCCTGTGGTGCCGGTGCAGGTAAAGTAAACTGTCAGAGAAGCATGGCTCCCACCGGAGCCTTTAAAGTACAAAAACAGACCGATGGTACATTTACTATCGAATCTTCAAAGTATCCCGGAGTATTTCTCCGTATGGACGGAAATGGCATTCACGCATTCGCAGGATCGGGTAGCGGTCGTGTAAACTGTCAGTTCGGAGCAAGTGCCTGGGAACGTTTCAAGTTACACGAACAAAGTGATGGTTCATATACAATCGAATCAGCAGCTTTTCCGAATGTATTTCTCCGCATGGACGGAAATAATCCATCCCGTAAAGAAGAAGATTTCGGAACGGTTAACTGCCAATATGGAGCAGGAGCCTACGAAAAGTTTTATCTGCAAAATATGCCTGAAATACAAAATGTAAAGGACATGTTTAATAAGATTACGAAGTAA
- a CDS encoding sensor histidine kinase yields MKKIVFLIMCLCSVYANSQEGIPFFVNYPASVYQAHNRNFDVVCDSCGNVYFANFEGILHYDYNRWETIYTPGFSRVTRLFRDSEGRIWVGGYNVFGRIERDGRGCITLRTLLSDLDTDSLGELEDMAEIDKRIYLKATSGGYYTVQSDSILAPVQVLPAQLQEKWRNQSSVSMNRAFSLPGGETISINSAHGLIMDDSGKKERFSVTERNGLCSNAVSGIAADGRGNLWGATDNGVFHVFIPSLFSRYTSGEGLKGEVISAVSYKGMIYTGTLQGLYVLKQNTFVPVQGISQACWQLCLSPQGELYAASGDGVYVIRDYNHSEKLTDMAAYSLTFIGHTNLLMGTMDGIYQYSADEERIKKISDVEKVVRLEVKKDRSVWAKTLYGEIYLREEGESSFVLQDRESEEVMTEYTDNDGCHWQTNLKGKEVQVHHSQIDTEKFNQCLYAIRNYVVRVIYIEEDRAAWFGGDFGLIRMDLEKARTFTPVAPRIYLREVCLNRDSVYWGGDLPEESGGADWQINSTVPRLGNDVRSIRFSFATDAPCFTGSNEYRYRLVGYDPEWSSWDSGTVKEYANLSSGTYTFCVRARDIYGTESEMKQFRFSLLPPFYLQWYCLILYTVAFGMLLFLLFKWRMRSLLKEKERLEALVGQRTKQLVQQKNEIEEKSLKLEKALKELGQAQDELVRQEKMATVGKLTQGLIDRILNPLNYINNFSHLTSGLLKDLYQNLESVKELLDEDTYLDSVDVINMMRDNLEKIEEHGSNTTRVLKAMEEILRDRNRQLEKTELIGLCRKDMELLSSYYQKEITAMHIEVRTSLPDNPLFIDGNAEQLGKTIMSLLNNGMYAIAKKYGKKAYPAEIGLALESKDGQAVIRLYDNGVGIEQSILDKIFDPFFTTKTTGEAAGIGLYLSKEIILNHHGQIAVRSEKDELTEFTITLPLWEEKSV; encoded by the coding sequence ATGAAAAAGATAGTCTTTTTGATAATGTGTCTTTGCTCGGTATATGCAAATTCACAAGAAGGTATCCCGTTTTTTGTAAACTATCCGGCTTCGGTTTATCAGGCGCACAATCGTAATTTCGATGTCGTTTGCGACAGTTGTGGAAATGTCTATTTTGCTAATTTCGAAGGTATCCTTCATTATGACTATAACCGTTGGGAAACTATTTATACACCGGGCTTTTCCCGTGTCACCCGTTTGTTTCGTGATTCGGAAGGTAGGATATGGGTGGGAGGATATAACGTGTTCGGACGGATAGAGCGTGATGGACGCGGATGTATTACGTTGAGAACCCTTCTTTCCGATCTGGACACAGACTCTTTGGGCGAATTGGAAGATATGGCAGAAATAGATAAACGCATTTATCTGAAAGCTACATCAGGAGGATATTATACGGTTCAGTCAGATTCCATTTTGGCACCGGTTCAGGTACTTCCGGCCCAATTGCAGGAAAAGTGGAGAAATCAATCCTCAGTCTCAATGAATCGGGCGTTTTCTCTACCCGGAGGAGAAACAATCTCGATAAACTCTGCCCATGGATTAATAATGGATGACAGTGGGAAAAAAGAACGGTTTTCCGTAACTGAGAGAAATGGCTTATGCAGTAACGCTGTTTCGGGTATTGCGGCCGATGGGCGTGGCAATCTCTGGGGAGCTACGGATAACGGTGTGTTTCATGTTTTTATTCCCTCTTTGTTCAGCCGTTATACCTCTGGTGAAGGTCTGAAGGGAGAGGTAATATCGGCTGTCTCTTACAAAGGAATGATATATACCGGGACCTTACAGGGATTATACGTATTGAAGCAAAACACTTTTGTTCCTGTTCAGGGAATTTCGCAAGCATGTTGGCAACTGTGTCTTTCTCCACAAGGAGAATTATATGCAGCGTCCGGCGATGGTGTGTATGTGATCCGGGATTATAATCATTCGGAAAAACTCACAGATATGGCAGCTTATTCATTGACATTCATTGGGCATACGAACCTTCTGATGGGCACTATGGATGGGATTTATCAATATTCGGCAGATGAGGAACGGATAAAGAAAATTTCCGATGTCGAAAAAGTCGTTCGTCTGGAAGTGAAGAAAGATCGTTCTGTATGGGCTAAAACGTTGTACGGAGAAATCTATTTGCGGGAAGAGGGCGAAAGCTCTTTTGTACTTCAAGACAGAGAGAGTGAAGAAGTAATGACCGAGTATACGGACAACGATGGCTGTCATTGGCAGACAAATCTGAAAGGAAAAGAGGTACAGGTACATCATTCGCAAATTGATACGGAGAAATTCAACCAATGCCTGTATGCCATTCGGAATTATGTCGTGAGGGTGATTTATATTGAAGAAGACAGGGCGGCATGGTTCGGCGGTGATTTTGGTTTAATTCGGATGGACCTTGAAAAGGCCCGGACATTTACTCCGGTTGCTCCCCGCATCTATCTTCGTGAAGTTTGTCTGAACCGTGATTCTGTCTATTGGGGAGGAGATCTGCCGGAAGAGTCCGGGGGAGCGGACTGGCAGATAAATAGTACAGTACCTCGTTTGGGGAATGATGTACGTTCCATTCGTTTTTCATTTGCTACCGATGCGCCCTGTTTCACCGGTTCCAATGAGTATAGATATCGCCTGGTCGGTTATGATCCGGAATGGAGTTCGTGGGATTCCGGGACTGTGAAAGAGTATGCCAACCTTTCGTCGGGTACGTATACGTTTTGTGTCCGGGCCCGTGATATTTACGGCACAGAGAGTGAAATGAAACAATTCCGCTTTTCGTTATTGCCTCCTTTTTATTTGCAATGGTATTGTCTGATCCTATATACCGTTGCTTTTGGAATGCTGTTGTTCTTATTGTTTAAATGGAGAATGCGCAGTTTGCTGAAAGAGAAGGAGAGGTTAGAGGCCCTTGTCGGCCAACGTACCAAACAGTTGGTACAACAAAAAAATGAAATTGAGGAAAAGTCCTTAAAATTGGAAAAAGCATTGAAGGAGCTGGGCCAGGCACAAGATGAATTGGTTCGACAAGAAAAAATGGCTACTGTAGGTAAACTGACTCAAGGGTTGATTGACCGTATTCTGAATCCGTTGAATTACATTAATAATTTTTCCCACCTGACCTCAGGATTACTGAAGGACCTATATCAGAATCTGGAGAGTGTAAAAGAACTTTTGGATGAAGATACCTACTTGGATTCGGTAGATGTCATCAACATGATGAGAGATAATCTGGAAAAGATTGAGGAACATGGAAGTAACACCACTCGTGTACTGAAGGCCATGGAAGAAATCCTGAGAGACCGTAACAGGCAACTGGAAAAAACAGAATTAATCGGTTTATGCCGGAAAGACATGGAGCTATTGAGCAGTTATTATCAGAAGGAGATTACGGCTATGCATATTGAGGTTCGTACTTCCTTGCCCGATAATCCGTTGTTTATTGACGGGAATGCCGAACAACTGGGAAAAACCATTATGAGTCTTCTTAACAATGGTATGTATGCCATAGCCAAAAAATACGGTAAGAAAGCCTATCCGGCAGAGATTGGCCTGGCATTGGAAAGTAAGGACGGACAGGCAGTCATTCGCCTATATGACAATGGAGTGGGGATCGAGCAGAGTATTCTGGATAAAATCTTCGATCCGTTCTTTACTACCAAAACAACCGGAGAGGCAGCAGGTATCGGTTTGTATCTGAGTAAGGAAATCATATTAAATCACCATGGGCAGATAGCAGTACGTTCTGAAAAAGATGAATTGACAGAATTCACTATCACTCTGCCATTGTGGGAGGAAAAGTCAGTATAA
- a CDS encoding ATP-binding protein codes for MTLLQFRPVDGRLDEILSMLMHSREVASHPSLSYAIRLVSEEIIVNILNYAYPQQAEGYLTLCLWDEDGEITLEFIDGGIPFNPLDKADPDISLPLEQREIGGLGIFLVREMMDDVAYTYVNKENRLTIKKKYLQPTDEPVS; via the coding sequence ATGACGTTACTTCAGTTTCGCCCTGTCGATGGGAGGTTAGATGAAATTCTTAGTATGCTGATGCATAGTCGTGAAGTTGCTTCACATCCTTCCCTGTCTTATGCCATCCGTTTGGTCAGTGAAGAGATCATTGTCAATATTCTCAATTACGCTTATCCGCAGCAGGCAGAAGGTTATCTGACTCTGTGCTTATGGGATGAAGACGGAGAGATTACTTTGGAGTTTATAGATGGTGGTATTCCATTCAATCCTTTGGATAAAGCCGATCCTGATATTTCATTACCGTTAGAACAACGTGAAATAGGAGGATTGGGCATTTTCCTGGTACGTGAAATGATGGATGACGTAGCGTATACGTACGTGAATAAGGAGAATCGGTTGACCATTAAAAAGAAATATCTGCAACCCACTGATGAACCTGTATCATGA
- a CDS encoding polysaccharide biosynthesis protein yields the protein MKQNFFHRYLSAKVLPIWTILLIDIFIIVASCLLAYSLRYDFRSIFLDSSTIDKTILWTVVANLIFFRVFRTYSNVLRFSSFVDIMRIFVSLTVSYGVLMILSLLLDAYLGIRIGAISVLFMAYVINFAMMACSRIVVKMFFEVLNFDGSHTTNVFIYGAKEAGVNIAKSLRVNLRNHYRLRGFIADEPELIGKVMMGAKVFPNDEALIENMNDRDVHTIIVSPAKMEKLKKSDMIDTLLSNNVKLLTAPPLSEWGGQALNKTQLKEIQIEDLLQREPIEVDIHKIASHLEGKRVMITGAAGSIGSEIMRQVASFNPYKLILIDQAETPLHDIRLELQDRWRDIDAETIVADISNATRMEAIFREYKPQYIFHAAAYKHVPMMEDNVSESIQINVSGTRTLADLAVKFGSEKFVMISTDKAVNPTNVMGCSKRICEIYVQSLAKKLQKEGTRSVQFITTRFGNVLGSNGSVIPRFRDQIQRGGPVTVTHPEIIRYFMTIPEACRLVLEAGSMGNGGEIYIFDMGKPVKIVDLAKRMISLSGRTDVKIEFTGLRHGEKLYEELLNVKELTKPTYHEKIMIATVREYDYDEVKERIQKLIDVSYTYDQMKIVAAMKDIVPEFVSKNSCFEALDKKD from the coding sequence ATGAAACAGAATTTTTTTCATCGGTATCTTTCTGCGAAGGTACTGCCCATTTGGACTATTCTATTGATTGATATATTTATTATCGTCGCATCCTGCCTGCTTGCTTACTCGCTTCGTTACGATTTCCGCAGCATTTTCTTGGATTCGTCGACAATAGATAAGACCATTCTTTGGACGGTAGTGGCTAACTTAATCTTCTTCCGGGTATTCCGTACCTATTCAAATGTGCTTCGCTTTTCTTCGTTTGTAGACATTATGCGCATATTTGTGTCGCTTACGGTCTCATATGGGGTATTGATGATTCTGAGTCTTCTGCTGGATGCTTACCTGGGCATTCGGATTGGTGCCATCAGTGTACTGTTTATGGCATATGTGATCAATTTTGCTATGATGGCCTGTTCGCGTATTGTGGTCAAAATGTTCTTCGAGGTACTCAATTTTGACGGTAGCCACACGACCAACGTCTTTATTTATGGTGCTAAAGAAGCCGGAGTAAACATCGCCAAATCCCTGCGTGTCAATTTGCGTAATCATTATCGTCTTCGTGGTTTCATTGCCGATGAACCCGAACTGATTGGTAAGGTGATGATGGGGGCGAAAGTTTTCCCGAATGATGAAGCATTGATTGAAAACATGAATGACCGTGATGTGCATACCATCATTGTTTCTCCGGCTAAGATGGAAAAGCTGAAGAAATCAGATATGATTGATACTCTGCTTTCCAATAACGTGAAGTTGCTTACTGCTCCCCCTTTGAGTGAATGGGGTGGGCAGGCACTGAATAAAACTCAGTTGAAGGAAATACAGATTGAGGACCTTTTGCAACGCGAACCGATTGAGGTGGACATCCATAAGATAGCTTCTCACCTGGAAGGTAAACGTGTAATGATTACAGGAGCCGCCGGTTCTATTGGTAGCGAAATCATGCGACAGGTCGCTTCTTTCAATCCATATAAGTTGATCCTGATTGATCAGGCTGAAACTCCGTTGCATGACATTCGTCTGGAATTGCAGGATCGTTGGCGTGACATTGATGCTGAAACGATTGTAGCTGATATTTCGAACGCAACTCGTATGGAGGCCATTTTCCGTGAATACAAACCTCAGTATATATTCCATGCAGCTGCCTATAAGCATGTGCCGATGATGGAAGACAATGTTTCGGAGTCTATTCAGATTAATGTATCGGGTACACGTACGCTTGCCGATCTGGCTGTTAAATTCGGTTCAGAGAAATTTGTAATGATTTCTACGGATAAAGCCGTTAATCCGACAAATGTTATGGGTTGTTCAAAGCGTATTTGTGAGATCTATGTACAGTCCTTAGCCAAGAAATTACAGAAGGAAGGCACACGTTCGGTACAGTTCATCACCACTCGTTTCGGTAATGTATTAGGATCTAACGGTTCGGTTATTCCCCGTTTCCGCGATCAGATTCAGCGTGGAGGACCTGTCACAGTGACCCATCCCGAAATAATCCGTTATTTCATGACCATTCCGGAGGCTTGTCGTCTGGTATTGGAAGCAGGAAGTATGGGTAATGGTGGGGAAATCTACATCTTCGATATGGGTAAACCGGTTAAGATTGTCGATCTGGCAAAACGGATGATCAGTCTTTCGGGACGTACGGATGTGAAAATTGAGTTTACCGGTTTGCGTCATGGTGAGAAACTGTACGAAGAGTTGCTCAATGTGAAGGAGCTGACCAAACCTACTTATCACGAAAAGATTATGATTGCCACTGTGCGTGAGTATGATTATGACGAAGTGAAAGAGAGAATCCAGAAATTAATTGATGTAAGCTATACCTATGATCAGATGAAGATCGTGGCTGCCATGAAAGATATTGTCCCTGAGTTTGTGAGCAAAAACTCTTGTTTTGAGGCGTTGGATAAGAAAGACTGA
- a CDS encoding PhoH family protein, with protein MGTKKNFVLDTNVILHDYNCLKNFQENDIYLPIVVLEELDKFKKGNEQINYNAREFVRELDLITDDSLFTHGAPLGEGLGKLFIVTGDSEAPKVHESFPARKPDHQILAVAEYLARKYPKMKNILVTKDVNLRMKARSIGILCEDYITDKVVNVDIFEKSNEVFENIEPDLIDRIYSSREGLDISEFDFKDIIRPNECFILKSDRSSVLARYNPFTHTVCRVNKTKNYGIEPRNAEQSFAFEILNDPDIKLVALTGKAGTGKTLLALAAALGKLTEYKQILLARPIVALSNKDLGFLPGDATEKVAPYMQPLFDNLNVIKRQFASNSTEVKRLEDMQKSEQLVIEALAFIRGRSLSETYCIIDEAQNLTPHEIKTIITRAGEGTKMVFTGDIQQIDQPYLDSQSNGLVYMIDRMKDQNLFAHVNLVKGERSELSELASNLM; from the coding sequence ATGGGAACAAAGAAAAATTTTGTGCTCGACACGAATGTTATTCTTCACGACTACAATTGCCTGAAGAATTTTCAGGAGAATGATATTTATCTTCCGATTGTTGTTTTGGAAGAATTGGATAAGTTCAAGAAGGGAAATGAACAAATCAATTACAATGCACGTGAGTTTGTACGCGAACTCGATTTGATAACCGACGACAGTCTGTTTACCCATGGTGCTCCTTTAGGTGAGGGGTTGGGTAAGTTGTTTATTGTCACTGGCGATTCGGAGGCTCCCAAGGTACATGAATCGTTTCCGGCCCGTAAACCGGATCATCAGATATTGGCGGTAGCCGAATATTTGGCCCGGAAATATCCGAAGATGAAAAATATTCTGGTGACCAAGGATGTCAACCTTAGGATGAAAGCCCGTTCCATCGGTATACTTTGTGAGGACTACATAACCGATAAGGTGGTGAATGTCGATATTTTTGAAAAGTCGAACGAGGTGTTCGAAAATATAGAACCGGATCTGATCGACCGTATTTATTCGTCCAGAGAGGGGTTGGATATCAGTGAATTTGACTTTAAAGACATCATCCGTCCCAACGAATGTTTTATTCTGAAGAGCGATCGCAGCAGTGTGCTTGCCCGCTACAATCCTTTTACACATACGGTCTGCCGGGTGAATAAAACCAAGAATTACGGTATCGAACCTCGCAATGCGGAACAGAGTTTTGCTTTCGAAATTCTGAACGATCCGGATATCAAGCTGGTGGCCTTGACAGGTAAAGCCGGAACAGGTAAAACCTTGCTTGCACTGGCGGCAGCCTTGGGTAAACTCACGGAATACAAGCAGATCCTGTTGGCCCGTCCTATCGTGGCTCTTTCCAATAAAGATTTAGGATTCCTTCCGGGAGATGCAACAGAAAAGGTAGCTCCTTATATGCAACCTCTGTTCGACAACCTGAATGTGATCAAACGCCAATTTGCTTCTAACTCTACCGAAGTGAAGCGGCTGGAAGATATGCAGAAGAGTGAGCAACTGGTTATCGAGGCATTGGCATTCATTCGCGGACGAAGCCTGAGCGAGACCTATTGCATCATCGATGAAGCACAAAATTTGACTCCACACGAGATTAAAACCATTATCACCCGTGCCGGAGAAGGTACCAAAATGGTATTCACCGGAGATATTCAGCAGATCGACCAACCTTATCTGGATAGTCAGTCCAATGGCTTGGTGTACATGATCGATCGCATGAAAGATCAGAACCTCTTTGCGCATGTCAACTTGGTGAAAGGCGAACGTAGTGAATTGAGCGAATTGGCAAGTAACCTGATGTGA
- a CDS encoding sensor histidine kinase, giving the protein MEKNISQEKRIEELEARLKEQEKLGSLGLLSAGIAHEIQNPLNFVINFSKLSGQLLADLADRVDEAKARIPEAELEDIKDILSGLRENVDKIKEHGDRAISIIRGILLYSRGKEDEFMPTQIQKLTKEYVWLAYHAMRANYKNFNIAIREDYAKDIPSIRLIPQDFSRAVLNVMNNACYAVWKKWQNAPEGYSPEIMVTLEKLDKRVVLSIRDNGEGMSPEVKRKLFDSFFTTKPVGQGTGLGMAIVRDIIENKHHGKVLFDSVLHEYTCFRFIIPIA; this is encoded by the coding sequence ATGGAAAAAAACATTTCACAAGAGAAACGAATTGAAGAGTTGGAAGCACGGCTCAAAGAGCAGGAAAAGCTGGGATCATTGGGTTTGTTGAGTGCAGGCATTGCACACGAGATACAGAATCCTTTGAATTTTGTCATCAATTTCAGTAAACTGTCCGGTCAATTGTTGGCCGACCTGGCCGATAGGGTGGATGAAGCAAAAGCTCGTATTCCGGAAGCGGAACTGGAAGATATCAAAGATATACTTTCCGGGCTGAGAGAGAATGTGGACAAAATCAAAGAGCATGGTGATCGGGCTATCAGCATTATCCGTGGTATTTTGCTTTACTCCAGGGGGAAAGAAGACGAATTCATGCCTACACAAATACAAAAATTGACTAAAGAATATGTGTGGCTGGCTTATCATGCCATGCGGGCCAATTATAAGAATTTCAATATTGCTATCCGTGAAGATTATGCTAAAGATATCCCCTCGATCCGGCTGATCCCGCAGGATTTCAGTCGGGCAGTCTTGAATGTGATGAATAATGCCTGCTATGCAGTATGGAAAAAATGGCAGAATGCTCCCGAAGGATATTCCCCCGAGATAATGGTGACCTTAGAAAAGTTGGATAAAAGAGTTGTACTTTCTATTCGTGATAACGGAGAGGGCATGAGTCCGGAGGTCAAACGAAAACTATTTGACTCTTTTTTCACAACAAAACCGGTGGGGCAGGGGACAGGCCTTGGTATGGCAATCGTTCGTGATATTATAGAAAACAAACACCATGGAAAAGTATTGTTTGATTCGGTCCTGCATGAATATACTTGTTTCCGGTTTATCATTCCTATCGCATGA
- a CDS encoding STAS domain-containing protein produces MEKYEIHFVGSVLDSNTSGDEQAKIVALIEQGHSVALDLSGCSYVSSAGLRVMLYAFKLAKAKSRDVCLVGVSQEVKDVMHMTGFDKFFRFYQTLDELSQP; encoded by the coding sequence ATGGAAAAGTATGAAATTCATTTTGTAGGTTCCGTCTTGGATTCAAATACAAGCGGTGACGAACAAGCAAAAATTGTAGCTCTTATCGAGCAAGGACATTCTGTTGCATTAGATCTCAGCGGCTGTTCTTATGTATCCAGTGCCGGATTGAGAGTCATGCTTTATGCCTTTAAGTTGGCGAAAGCTAAAAGTAGAGATGTTTGCCTTGTCGGTGTGTCACAAGAGGTTAAAGACGTGATGCACATGACCGGATTCGATAAATTCTTTCGTTTTTATCAGACTCTCGATGAATTATCACAACCCTAA